TCGGGCTCGACGCAGCCGAGTTCCCCGACCGCAAGTCGGATCAGCCGGACCCGGGAGAATGGCTGCTTGCGCCGTTCCTCCTCGACCAGCTCGATGACGCTTTCGATCAGCGACATCTCATGCATGCGCACTGACTTGAACGCCGACCCGTCCGGTCATGCCGAGGCGCGTCCGCAATGTCTGGATCACCACGAACGCATCGACCGGCTTGAGGAACACGCCGGATATGCCGAGCTCGTGCAGCCCGACCGCGCCGATCAGCGCCTCGGCCGCCGTGCTGACGACATAGCACGGGATCAGGCTGCCGGCGGCGCGGAGCTTCTCGGACACCATCCGCCCATCGGAGCTGACATCGGTGTCCAGCATCAGGTCCGCAAGAATGGCGTCCGGCGCGATACGCAGCGCCGTGCGCTCGCCTTCGCGATGACTGGCCGCCTCACCGACCGAGAAGCCGGCCGCCTCCAGCGCATTGCGCAGGACGGCGCGCGCATGCGGATCATGGTCGATCAGGAGGATCGTTCTGCGTTGCGCGCCGTGCCCGATATTCATGATGCCCGGGCCGCCGCGACCGGAGCGCCGATGCGGTCGGTCAGCATCTCCAGCGCCAGTCGCAGGTTGTCGCTCGCATCCGGCGTCAGTGCCTCGATGAACTCGAACTCGTAGCCGCGTATGGCCAGCAGGAACGCTTTCGGGACCCGGCCGAAAACCTGCTCCGCGATCGACAGCACCGTCTCCGGACCCATGAGGTGGCTGGTGAATTCGATCGCGGCGACAGGGTGCAGATCCCGCACGCTGAACGGCGCCGGCCCGACCCGCGCCGCATCGACGAACCACACGACGTCATGCTCGGCGACGTCCATCGCATCCTCGATATTGAGCTGATAATTATCGTAGGCGGTGACGTTCGGCAGTCCCATTTCGTCGATGCGGGTGGACGCCGCCGGCCCCAGCCCGTCATCCTGGCGCCCTGGATTGCCGTAGCCGAGAACCAGGATGCGCGGTGGCGTGACTGGCGATGATAGATCCATGGCGCTCACTGCTTCACCCTGGTCGCGATCACCGCGCCGTCGGCATCCTCCAGCGTCACCACCAGCGGCATCTGGCCGATCGCGTGCGTGGCGCAGGACAGGCACGGGTCATAGGCACGGATCGCCACCTCGATATGATTCAGCAGCCCTTCGGTAATCTCGTGGCCGGTGAGGTATTCCACCGCCACCTGCTTCACCGACCGGTTCATCGCCTCGTTGTTGTTGGTGGTGGACACGATCAGGTTTGCGCCGCTGACCTGATCGTTATCATCGACCGTGTAGTGGTGGATCAGCGTACCGCGCGGCGCTTCGATGATCGCCACGCCCTCCGGCCGTCGCGTGCCGGTCAGCACCAGGTCGGTGCCCTGCAGATCGTCGTCGAACAGCAATTCCCTGATCTTTTCGGCGCAATGG
The Lichenicola cladoniae genome window above contains:
- a CDS encoding response regulator — translated: MNIGHGAQRRTILLIDHDPHARAVLRNALEAAGFSVGEAASHREGERTALRIAPDAILADLMLDTDVSSDGRMVSEKLRAAGSLIPCYVVSTAAEALIGAVGLHELGISGVFLKPVDAFVVIQTLRTRLGMTGRVGVQVSAHA
- a CDS encoding hydrogenase maturation protease gives rise to the protein MDLSSPVTPPRILVLGYGNPGRQDDGLGPAASTRIDEMGLPNVTAYDNYQLNIEDAMDVAEHDVVWFVDAARVGPAPFSVRDLHPVAAIEFTSHLMGPETVLSIAEQVFGRVPKAFLLAIRGYEFEFIEALTPDASDNLRLALEMLTDRIGAPVAAARAS